A portion of the Alphaproteobacteria bacterium CG11_big_fil_rev_8_21_14_0_20_39_49 genome contains these proteins:
- a CDS encoding crossover junction endodeoxyribonuclease RuvC, producing the protein MNKILGIDPGLGHTGWGVISKQDNKISFIDCGVISSNPKENLALRLLTIKNGLQEVIQTYSPDQCAIEETFVNKNPLSSLKLGHARGAAILTCSLNGLNPYEYAATLVKKTIVGAGRAEKSQIAMMVKTLLPRAVIKSEDAADALAVAICHCQHSAINKLLATV; encoded by the coding sequence ATGAATAAAATATTAGGCATAGACCCCGGACTCGGCCATACAGGTTGGGGAGTTATATCAAAACAGGATAATAAAATTTCATTTATTGACTGCGGGGTAATAAGTTCAAACCCTAAAGAGAATCTGGCTTTAAGACTGCTAACAATCAAAAACGGTCTACAGGAAGTTATCCAAACTTACAGTCCCGACCAGTGTGCTATTGAAGAAACCTTTGTAAATAAAAACCCCCTCTCCTCCTTAAAGCTGGGACATGCACGCGGGGCGGCTATTTTAACCTGCTCGTTAAACGGTCTTAATCCTTATGAATATGCCGCAACTTTAGTCAAAAAAACCATTGTAGGAGCCGGAAGGGCGGAAAAATCACAAATTGCCATGATGGTAAAAACATTATTACCAAGGGCTGTTATAAAAAGTGAAGATGCCGCAGACGCTCTTGCAGTTGCTATCTGTCACTGCCAGCATAGTGCAATTAATAAGTTGCTTGCAACGGTGTAA
- a CDS encoding Holliday junction branch migration protein RuvA: MIKKLKGRIDTIDTDSVIIDVGGVGYGVFCSANTLRNLPAKGEAASLHIETHVREDHIHLFGFSTTDEQETFRTITKISGVGVKVALAILSVLSPAQLANAIAAKDKSAFKTVSGVGPKLAERIITELKGKFEYPSSPTIITGEYTNNVMQVNNNINDAISALVNLGYGRSDAYNVITKIAAQNDNAPIDILIRDGLRELGKS, from the coding sequence ATGATAAAAAAGCTTAAAGGACGAATAGACACAATAGATACCGACTCGGTTATAATTGATGTAGGCGGTGTCGGTTACGGGGTGTTTTGTTCTGCCAACACGTTGCGTAATTTGCCTGCGAAAGGGGAAGCTGCGTCTTTACATATCGAAACCCATGTACGTGAAGACCATATACATCTTTTTGGCTTTTCTACCACCGATGAACAGGAAACTTTCCGTACAATAACAAAAATAAGCGGTGTCGGCGTAAAAGTTGCCCTAGCTATATTATCAGTGTTATCGCCCGCACAGCTTGCAAATGCAATAGCTGCAAAAGACAAGTCGGCATTCAAAACAGTTTCAGGCGTAGGTCCTAAATTGGCAGAACGCATAATTACCGAACTAAAAGGCAAGTTTGAATATCCATCATCACCTACAATAATAACAGGTGAATATACAAATAACGTAATGCAGGTCAATAATAATATAAATGATGCAATTTCCGCTCTGGTTAATCTGGGCTACGGTCGTTCAGATGCATATAACGTAATCACAAAAATAGCAGCCCAAAACGACAACGCACCCATAGACATTCTGATACGTGACGGCTTAAGGGAGCTTGGAAAAAGTTAA